In the genome of Phocoena sinus isolate mPhoSin1 chromosome 15, mPhoSin1.pri, whole genome shotgun sequence, the window CTTAGAGGACCCACTCTAGGGCTGAACAGTCATCCATACCCCATGCCCCATGCCAAGATGAGCACAGCTCTGCTGGGCCTGAATTTTTGACATCTTCTTGTCAAGGGTTCCTCCGGTGGGCAGCCAGGGCCAGCAGGAGTGCAGCCAAGGTCACTGCTTTCAGCCCCAGGACCGCAAGAGTGAGCACAGACAGGAGGCCTGGGGGACACAGAGGAAAGCTCAGGAAGGACCCCAGCTGAGCCCCCAACAGCCCACACCTCAGTGCCTCTATGGTGGAGTTGGGTCAAGCTTCTGTATAACCTCTGGGGCCTCATCCTTTTTACCCTGGAAGAGATCAAAGACCTCCCATCCCCCTGTCCCAGGCTCGAAGAGCCTTTGCCCAATATCCTACCTGTACCTTTAATCATCTTGACAGCATCTCTGACCTCTGATAACAATAGAAAATTTCTTTCGTTATATACTGCTCAGCTCCTCTGTCCCAGGCCCTGAGCTAAGCACTTCCTAATTGCCTTATATAATCCTCAAACTAATCTTGCAAGGTAGGATAGCAATCCAGCTTGTATAGGTAAGGAGACAGATCCAGAGTGGGGAAGTGATTTGCTCAGGTCTACATGTGTCAAAGTAGTGATGGGGCCAAGTGGTTTTGCTCCCAAGAATGGCAGGAAAAGGGCTGAGCATCAGGGAAGCTAACCTGGTCACCTCTATTCCAAGTTCGCCCCAGTTATCAAGTGCCCTTGAGTGTACCTTGAGGTGATGTGACAGGCACAGTTCTGGGCACTTGACTCATGTGGCCCCATTGGATCTGTACATAACCCCATGAGGTAGGTTCTGTGTTTCTTATCTCCCTTCTTCCCCCTAGATCACAGAGCAGGGCACCAGAGATTCAAGGAGTAAGGCAACTTGTCCATAATCTCACAGCTAGAAAGTGACTCAATCCAGGAAGCCTGGCTACAAAGCCATGCTCTTCAGCACTGTTATGCACAGCTTCATAGTGTAGCCTTGCTCTGAATCACGGGGAGCTCACCACCTCGTAAGCAAGACTGCCCACTGAACAGTTAGTACTGACTGTTAGAAAGTCCTTTCTTTGACTGAGCTTTAATGTGGTTCTCTGGGTTCTGGTTCTGCAGCTGAGATGGAGTCCTGGGAACTGTCCTAGTGGCAGAAGGGCCCTAGAAGTCTGGGACTGCACCTTTCCCATGGCCAAGCCATCTCTGGCCCCACTTACCTGTGGGAGCCTGGTTAACGCCACTGGAGATAGGTACACTCACCTGATGGAAATACCTTGGCTGCACGTTCATTGGTGAATTCTGACTCTTGGAGAGAAGTGTGTTTTGCTGCAAGGAAGAGAAGTGGTCTCAcactcctctttctttctaccacTCCACTTCTTGAGTCCCTGTGTTAGGAGCTGGGGTCCCTGAGATGAGTCTGCCAGTTTCTGCCTGGGATGGGGGCTAGAAGTCAAGCCCTGTAGTTAGAACTGCATGAGCCTCTCTGGGGTAGGGACAATGCTTGCTTCACTGCAGTGTCTGCAGCACCTAGTACAGTGTAGAGTAGTCAACAGGCATGcaacagatgtttgttgaatCATTAACAGTCTATAAAATGTTCTGTGGAGCTCAGAATGGGGGTAAATTAACTCTGCCTGGGAGAAGGAGAAGGTTTCACAGAGGAGGGGCTATTTgtgctgggccttgaaggatgagtagaagttctctgtagaaaaggagaaagcattccaggcagagggaatagcttATGTAAAGGCCTTGAGGCTAAGAAGAGCTAGCTTGTTTGGGACATGATGAAATTTTCCTTGTGGAccacctccccctctcccccaacaTCTCCTAAACCACCTGTCTCACCTTTGACTCTCAGCCTGGTGCCCTGTCCAGATAGGTATTGCCTGTTGGGTTTCCTCTGAAACTTTACACAGTAATAAGTGCCTGAATGCTCAGTGGAGATGCCACGCAGAAGAATGCTGAAATCATTGTTGTAAGCCCGGACCGCTGTCACATTGGGGTAGGAGATACCTCTAAAGTTGTAAATGGCCTCCCGGCTCAGACCAGCTCCCCGAAACCACCTGATGGGTCCGGGGGGACCATCTCCAAGCACCGTGCAGTTCAGTAAGACAGTGTCTCCAGTGGTCGCCAACACCAACTCTTGGGGTTGGATGATCCAGAGGTCTGGCTCTGGGTCCCCAGCTCCTGCAGCCAAAGAGAGGACTTTGttgttccctctctccctccgtAGTCCAATCATTTCCTCCCTCATATCTACCCTCCCTTTGCTTCCCCTGTTTTCTTCACTCAGTCACTCCCTCCCGCATTCCCTTGTTATTCACTAATTGATTCACTCAGTAAAGGAATTCtctgtacctactatgtgctgatGCTAGGATTGGGGAAAAGGAAGCTTGCTAAGACCTACAAATGTCCTGCCCTGAAGAAGTTCTCTGTCTGGGGGTGGAGATGGTCCAGAAAATCCCCCTGAGGTTGGAAACCCAGAGGACTGCAGGACTAAGAGAAGCTTGGAAGGAGTCAGAGAAGACTTCCTGAAATGCTtgcattaagttaaaatgaacccccctccccactccaccacACATACATGGATACCCTCCATGTCAATGGTTTACGGGGGTTTCACAAACATCAATTCTTCTATTTCATCACCTGAATATCCCTTGAAGTAGGAATTTTGTTGCCTATTTTGCAAGTTCAGCACTTGAAGGAGATAGAGCTGAAGTGACTAATTTAAGGACACATTTATACTGAATGACAGACCCAGGATTTGGGTGTCCAGGTCACCAATGGTGGGCTTATAGATAGTATGACTGGTTACTTGGGGATTAAATGATCAGCCCCAGTTCTTGACTCTCCTCTGATAGTGTGGCACATCCATACTCTTGCTGTGGATTCATGGTGGCCAGGTACAATTCCTTGTCTCTTAACTTTGACCTTAGCCATGTGACCTGCTTTAGCCAATGGGCTGTTAGCAGATATTATATGAGTAGAAGCTTGAAATGTGCTTAGGGTGTTGGGACTTGCCCGCTTGTTCTTCTGCCATCTCCAAGAGAAATATGTACTCTGGCCAGTCTGGGCCCTGGAATGAGACATGTAGAACAGAACCACCCCAGCTGCCTGTAAATGTGTGAGTGAGACATACTAATTGTTATATGCCATGGAGATTTTGTGTGTGCAGCATGACTGTGGATAAAGGTGACTGATGCAGGGAGATAGATCAGAGCAGAATGCTATGACCTGCAGGGCCTGATACTCACTCTTCACAAACACGGAGGTGCCCTCATCCAGCTTCTTTCCTGAGGGCTCATTCAAGCCATCAAGTCTCACACAGTGATAGGTTCCAACATGTTTCGTGGTGACATTGTGGATATAGATGGAATAGTCGCAATTAAATGGTTCCAGTGTCTTCTGGATCATGGGCATTACCCCGGGGAAGAAGCCATGTTTGAAGTTATAAATTTCCTGCTGGTCCTGGTTGCTCACCTTGACCcattgtatcatgtcatcagtGCAGGAGCCGACTACTGTACACCTCAGCAGGAGTGTCTCACCTTCTGCCACCAGCATGGGGCCCTCAGGCTGCAGGACCTTCCATTTACCCCCCTTGCTCTGCTCAGAAGCTCCTGCAACAGAGGAAGAAAGGCCTTGTGCTGGGCTGGAGGGACTTGGAGCCCTAAGAGGCAAACTTAACATAAACCAGCCATCAGCTGGTCAAGAACAATTGCTTAGAACACTTGAGGGGTGTTGTTGGAGAGGGaagtaaaagaggaaatgaggcagctggctggagagagagagagagcagggctGTTAAATGGATTACTTATGAGTAATAGATGGCACTTGAGtgctcaccatgtgccaggcaatgcatgtattatctcatttattcctccaaCACTCCTTAGACGTTGGCagcatcatccccattttataataGAAGACATTGAGAACCCAGAAAGAGTTAGGTAGCTTTCCCAGGATCACTGCTAATTGGGCTGAATTTTGCCTCCCCGAcaaattcatatactgaagtcctaactcccagtacctctgAATGAGATTccatttggagatagggtctttaaataggtgattaagttaaaattaggTCGCATAGGTGGGTCCTAACCCAAATATAACtggtgaccttataagaagaagatAGGTTGAACTATTGAGTTTGGCTTGAGACTGGGCACAGAGAAGGAAGGCCAAGCCCTCCCAATGGAAGTTCTTCTACACCTGGGTTATGAACAGCAACTCAGGTACTCCCTCCAAGAGCTCTGTGAGGTTCTCCATTTCTGAGAGAAAACCAATGCTCAAGGAGGTGCAGAAACCTGAGGGGAACCATGCATTCAGTAGGTGTCATGGCCAGGATTTGGACTCAGATCAACTGCCTCAAGATTCTGCTCACTACAGGTCATCAGCTTTGTGCCTCGAGTTTCCCTTCATCTGTGCTTCCGTCGGGCCTTGGGAATAACTTGGTCTCATTCCAAGACTTAAGTTTGTATCGCGGTGTTTCTCAGTTGGGAGTGAGGTAGGGGAGTTGAATGAAGCAAACATTCCCTTCTAACAGGATCTAGGGAAGGGTTGTGGAATTCTAAATTAATTTCCCCTCATCTTCCGCTAGGCATGTGCCATTAGCCACTAAGAACTGCCTCACAGCTGTGACCAAGTGACACCCCACATTCAATCCTAGGAATTTCGTTTGTCCTTAGTTCCAGGAAGTTCAGCAAACACCCACCCCCAAACACCATTATTTGAGTCAGTCAGACCTTGTTCTCTCTAATTCTTTCTAGTCGTTCTTCCCCTGGCCTCAGGTAGTTTCCTCACATGGATGTGCTGAACTGTGCCCATCAGTCAGCACAGGGCTGAGAATAATGCCTGCTCCCACCTGTAAAACTGGAAAACCTCATGATCGACAGGGCAATGGGTAGACTACACAGAAGGGAGTACTCTACCTAGAGAGAGGTGCTCTGGTCCCACCTAGCTAATCTAGAAAGCAAGgtcccaaaataataaaatatagtaacATTCTATTGTGAGGCTTATAATGCATGTGTAGGTAAAGTTAAGGCAATAATAGAATAAAGGCTGGTGTGGGGAGAATGTTAGTATACCATCATAAGGTTCTTATACTATATGTGAAATGGTATGATATCACTTAAGGTAGATGTTGATAAATTACAGAGGTATATTATAAACCCTAAAACAACCACTAAACTTCACAATAAAGTTATAGCTAATAAGCCaataaagtagagaaaataacattataaaaatattaaattaccaaatgaaaacagaaaaagaggaaaaagggaacaaagaacaAGTAGAACAAATAGGAAAGTAATAGATTTAGACCTAATCATATCAAagattactttaaatgtaaatggtctaaatattcCCGGTAAAAGTTAGAGATTGTCAGATTGGACAAAAAAGTAATATCCAACTACATGTTGCCTACAAGAACTCCACTGTAAATATAAAGATGCAAATATGTTAAAAGAAgaatgatggaaaaagatatatcatagtaacactaatcaaaagctggagtgactatattaatatcaggcaAAGTAGATTTTGGAGCAAAAAATATCTCCAGGAATAAAGAATGCCATTTGACAATGATAAAGGGGTAAAATaatcaagaagacataaaacccccaaacatttatgcacctaataacagaacTTGAAAGTATATGAAGCAAAACCCAACAGAACtgcagggagaaacagacaaatccacagttACAGTCTGAGATTTCAATATCCTTATTTCAATAGTTGATAGAACAAATaggcagaaaatcagaaagaatacagaagatttaaaaatactatcAACAACTTAgtctaattgatatttacagaaaatTATATCCCCCAATAGCAGGATATACAGTTACTTTCAATTGTACAAGGAACATTTATAAAGATAGAGCATGTTCTGAGTCATAAAAAAGtcccaataaatttaaaagaattcaagtcATGAAAAGCATGAACTTTGACCACAATGCAATTAAATTAGTAGAATCAGTAACAGACAGATGCCACGAAAACTTCAGATGTTTGAAAACTAATACACGagtcaaagacaaaataaaagggTAATTAGGAAGTATTTTGgtctgaatgaaaacaaaaacacagcattAAAGTTTGTGGCATGTTGCTTAAGCTGGTGGATATTTTAGCATTAAATGCTtatttaggaaagaagaaaagacttaAATGAATGCCCGTAGTTTcatcttaaaatagaaaaaaggagcaaattaaatcaaaagtaaataaaagaaaggaaactacaaggATCTGAGTGAAAATCAATAAagtagaaaaccaaaaacaatagagaaaatcaacaagaatAAAATCTTTGAGAAGATCATTAAAACTAATACATCTCTAGCCCTTCTGAATACGGAGAGAAGGAGAgcgagagaaagagaaagagagagtgtgaGAGCCATAGATAGgtatcaggaatgagagaggtGACACCAGTACAgtttttacagatattaaaaggataattagGCATTGTTATTAACAAGTTTCATGGCTATATATACTTAACAACACAAACAAATTTCTTGAAAATCACAAACTACCAAAGCTACCTCAAGAAGAGATAAACAGATGTTTCTATCTATTTAAAAcgtttaatttgttttaaaaaccttcccacaaagaaaactccaagtccagatagcttcactggtgaattctaccatatatttagatacaacaccaaaatcTTGATCGATAAAAGAACAcgttgataaataaaaattaagaactctTAAAAGGAGTTCAAAAGACActtgtgaaagaagaaaagacaagccacagagtaGGAACAAATCTTTGCAAAGCATACATCTGATAAAAGGTTTGTaaccagaatatacaaagaattctcaaaactcaataataagaaacacaatttaaaaatgggagtTGAACAGAACCTCATCAAAAAAAGTGCACATGAAAGATATTCAACGTCATTacacattagggaaatgcaaattaaaactacaatcagatatcactacacaccttttagaatgactaaaattgaAAAGGCTGActataccaagtgttggcaaggatgtgggggaAATGTTATCCTcctacactgatgatgaaaatgtaaagtggtaaaaccactttggaaaacactttggcagtgtcttaaaaagttaaacaatcacctaccatatgatccagtcatTTTATGCTTAAgtattttcccaagagaaatgaaagcatatgtccacacaaagacttttATATGAATGCTCAAAgatgctttatttgtaatagcccctaACTgcgaacaacccaaatgtctgtcaatAGGTTAGTGGAAAAACAAACTGGTTTATCCATAAGGTagctagaaatgaaaagaaatgactatTGATATGtgcaacaatatgaatgaatctcagaataattacaatgagtaaaagaagccaggcaaacaggagtatatactgtatgatgTTTGTTGTATAAAGTTCTAGAAATTGCAGACTACTCTATAGTGATGGAAAGCAGATAAGCTGttgcctggggaggaggaggagtggAAAGGGTGAATCACAAGGAAACTTTTATGGGTGTTTGAGGTATTCCTCATCTTGATTATCTTGGTGATAAGTTCACAAGTGTGAAATGTCCAATGCCCACAAAACTTGTcaaattgtacaccttaaatatgtacagtttattgtatgtcaattatacctcaataaagctgttaaaaaatttataaagatgAAGCTTCTGTGTGTGATGAGAAAGGGAGAACTAATGGAGAAGAGGCAGTGGGAGGAGATGAGGGCTCAGAAAGTCTCATGATTTTTATCCCAGTTGGGGTGAGTCTGGGAAAGTGAAATAGCAGGGAGGAAACTGGAGCCTGGAATAAGGCCCTGTGCCCcacacccctctctctctccctttcttgatTCTCCTTCTATGTTGTCACATGGACTTTGGGAATTGTCCTGGGTGCTTTGTCTCTACCTTAGCTGTGGAGCTGGACCATTCCCTTTCCCACAGCTCTGGGATTTCTTTCCACCCATTTTCCATCTGCATGCTCTTGTTTTTCATGATTCCTGTTGAGGGGTTCCCTTTTGGAAGCATGATAGaaatcaatatttttcaaaaatattttgaatatattttattccgGTTAGTTTAGATATATGATTTCCTAACCTAGTGCCTAACATGTAATGGACACTCAAAAGTCTTTGTGAAATGAGTTAATAAGAATTACGATTCACATTTTCCTCGAGAAAACCAGCTGGAAGAAGAGAAGTGGTGCCCCAAGTCACAGCCAGTGACCGAGGGAGCATCCAGGTCTGACTCCACACCAGGGTCCCACTGGGGCCTCTCTTGGGGGTGACAATTCTGGAGGACCCTAGGTGTGATGAACAGAATCTAGACCTCAGTAGGGCTTGGGGCAGAGACCCACATGGGCAGACGGTGGAATGAGCCCACTGATAGCCATGCATTTGTCTGGTGGATCAGAGGGTTCTGGGCTCAGAGGGTGAGTTGTACCCAGAAGGCCCAAAACTCAGGAGCTAAATCAGCCTGATCCTGACTTAGAGGAGACATGGGTATGATAATAATAGCCAACAGTTACTAAATCTTTACATCGTGCCAGgtatttatatgcattatctcattgaatcctccaAACAAAGAGGTGGTTCCTAGGATTAGTCGCATTTTGGCTCATGGATGTTTGATTTGTATCGTTGCACAGGGCCCAAAGCTTAGACAGGCCTCATGCTTGCCTTAATGCTCTACTGCTGctgtcttaaaattcttaatacttttttttaatgtctttattgtagtataattgctttacaatggtgtgttagtttctgctttataacaaagtgaatcagttatacatatacatatgttcccatatctcttccctcttgcatctccctccctctcaccctccctatcccacccctctaggtggtcacaaagcacttagctgatctccctgtgctatgcggctgcttcccactagctatctattttacgtttggtagtgtacatatgtccatgcctctctctcactttgtcacagcttacccctccccctccccatgtcctcaagtccattctctagtaggtctgtgtctttattcccatcttactcctaggttcttcatgcccttttatttattttaattttttatttaattatttttttccttagattccatatatgtgtgttagcatacagtatttgtttttctctttctgacttacttcactctgtatgacagactctaggtccatccacctcactacaaatatctcaatttcgtttctttttatggctgagtcatataccttgagaaaaccataattcaaagagtcatgtaccaaaatgttcattgcagctcttaaTACTTCTTGAACAAAGGacctgtacttttatttttcacaaggCTGGGCAAATTACGTAGCTGGTCCTGGGCTGAGCCTCaccattttcatatttaatagAGTAGCCCTAGAGAAAGGCCCCAAAGAGCAGTTCTTTGTAGATAGGCATACAAGTGTCTGAGCCAGAACCCGGCGGTATGAACCCAGAGCCTGGGAGCTTAACATCCCTGTGCTGCCCAAGAAGTTCTGCTTCTCTCAACACTTGGTCTGCACTCTGCTGGGATCAGGAAAGTTctcagctctcccctccccctcccccttggtggGGTCAAGCCCCTCCTGGCACCTCTCTGTGGGATCAGCCAGGGGTGGATCCTGTTCTGTCCCAGATCCTACTCACCCCAGAGGACAAGGAGCAGTGCCAGCAGCCAGGAGCGGGGAGATGAATGAGCCAGGCGGGTAGGGGTGGGCATCACTGGGGGCAAAGTGTGCCTCCCGTGTTCTCCTAGACTGGCCACCATTCCGTTCTCTGATCGGTGTTGGAGTCTGAAGTGAGATCTGTGGGCAAGGCTTTTTCTGCTTCTCATGGCCAAGGCTACTTAGGGAAATGTTTTCACTACAGCAAGACAAGGCTGCTGGTGTAAGAGGAAGAAGCTGGGTGGAGAGGTTTCCGGCTTTCGTGTCTGAGCAGTAGTTCCTGTAATCACTCTGTCAAAGACTTAATGACCTTTTCCAGACCCTGTCCTTGGCATCCTGGAAGGGAGATGAGCTTGGCTGTCATACTGTGCCCTCAGGTCAGCCTGACTTTGGATCAAGAATCAGGTCTgcctcttcctggctgtgtgacattTCAAAGTCACTTGTCATCTTTGAGCCTttgttgcctcatttgcaaaatggggacagtaacaATCCCTTACTAAGAAAGGTGTTGCAGGAATGATATATGTGTGTGAGGGCTTAGCATAATGTAAAGGCTAAACATATTAGCCATCATTATCCATAATATGTAGGAAATAGAGGAGGTGATATTTGCTTAAGAAGGATTTATTATCAAGCTTCCCAGAGGCCTCCTTTTAACATTGCAGGGTGACACACACTCTCTTCCTAATTGTGTAATCATGGGCAACTTTATAAACCTCCATTTCCTGGGGTCCAAATGTAACACACTCGGATTGTGCAAAAATCTGTGTTTTGTGGTACCTTAATTTTCTGTAATTGATCTAAACTTCCTTgggaccccccccccaccgcccccatcATGCTACCTATCAGGAAGGAAAAGATTAAGTGTGCTAATTAATCCCAGGCTCTTCCAGGTCTGACAGCCTCTCTAGCTGCACTGTTTGGATTCAAATCTTGGCTTTACACAgatctggctgtgtgaccctaggaCAATCATTgatccataaaattaaaataaaaatatgcttgcAAGTATGGGGTGGAGCAAGCACTGTATATGCTGCCATCATTCTCTCTTAGGTTAACTCAGtctcttctagaaaataaaagaagctcAAGCTTTCAGtgcttcccttcttttttcctaatGCAGATGGTCCTGGTGCAGAGGAAGCTgaagtttctttctggggtggAATAGCGGGCCTTGGGTTTGAACACTGTCTTGGGGTCTGGGTCTGTCTTGGAGGTTGGTCTAGTTTCATCCCTGAGCACTTTTCACTGGGTCTGTCAACGTGTGGCTGGTCCTGTATGGCCTTTGGGACCTTTCATTGGCACCACTGCTAAATTGCATTGCTTCCTCTACTTGTTCTCCTGTTGAGGAGGCCCATCTATTGGAACCTCTTTGAACAGATCACAGGCCTAGAAAATTCTGCCAGACTCTCAGGACCTCCATGTCAACCTCACAGGGGAACTTTTGAATCAGCCACTTATCTGTGTGAATTCCATTCTCAGCTATTTCTTTCAttctcaagttttttttaaattagtttaatttattttaataggtaAGGTATTGTATTGGTTAGCCACTGCTGAGTAACAAATCATACCAAAAATGttgtgacttaaaacaataaccaTTTATTTAACTTGTGATTCTGTGGGTTGCTAATTTCATCTGGGCTCAGCTCCATTGTTCTTCATATCTCTGCTTTTTGACTGGTATTGCCATGCATTCAAGATCTGCATCAGGTTGGCTAAATTGCTTTGCTACTGGGGTTGGCTGACTGTTGCCTGGGCCACCTCAGTTTTCCTCCATATGGTCGCTCATTCTCCAGGAGGCTAGTCTGGGCTTGCACAGTTGAGAGGGACAGTTTTGAGAAAGAGCAGAAGTTCTAACGTACaatgtcacttctgccacattcttttGGCCAAAGGAAGTCACAAGACCAGACCAGATTCAAGGGATGGAAAATAGACTTCACCTCTTAATAAGAGGAGCTGCAAAATCAGATCGCAAAGGGcatggatacagggagggggtaaagaattatatatatttttgtaatttaccACAGGCATCCATGGGGTTCAAAATTCACATGATTTAAAGTCTCCTTCATAGGGCTCCCTAATATTATGTTCCCTAGGGTTAACCATGGTTGCAAGTTTCTGGAGACATTCAGTTCCCTCACTATTTCTGATCTGTTGTTCAGATGTCAGGTTGAACATGGCCCCTTGTGTGGTCTGTGGCACCCTAGGAAGGTTCCTGGGCACCCTAAGAAGCCAGATCAAATCCCTTCTTCCCTAGGATTTCTAAATACACTTGGGGTTTATATATGCCATTCTCACCACACCCCAGAGTTTTGACCCCAGTGTATGGTTACCAGGACCCTAGCATCTCAACTCCTGCTCTTTCTCCCCCTTACTTGCCACCCTCATCAAATCATAGGGAAGACATCCCCTTCTTGCTTTCTGTAGGGACTTTCCTAACCTCAACTCTCTTCTGAGCAAATGGTCTTCTTTGTTTTGGCTGGAATCCCTTTGGCCCCCTCATTGAGGCAACAAGTCTTAGGCTCCATCTTTGATACGGGACAGAGCTGCACAGGAAGGACTGGACTACTGTGAGGAGGAAAAATGCACAAGGAAgtacataaaaaatattaaacttgTCCCTTCACCATAAAAAGGGTGTCATATGATTAGCATGTGGGGCACTGGCTCCCAGTAATTTCTCAGTATCTAGGAGCAGTGATTCTCCTCCTGGTTTAGTGGACTTGGTACTTGGTTGCTGCAGGAATGGTGGTGTCTATTACTAGCTTGAGGAGTTAGTCTAAATTGTTTTCAACAGGGGCAACTGagttatatataaaacacaagtCCACACTTAACATTGACTTTTTTCTCTCTGCAAAAACAGAACTTTGTAAAACAACAGCTTCTTCATTGTTTACCACAAAATGGAAAACCCAGTAAGCAAATCTAGGGAAAATATTCAACCTcatcagcaaaaacaaacaaaaaacaaaaaacaaaaacaatttaaaaaacagcacTGGTGTTTTTGTAATCAAcatttatctccatttctttctctgttctcctcTTTATCAGAGGAGCTAAATCCTGGGGACCACATTTTTCAGAACTCCTT includes:
- the SIRPB2 gene encoding signal-regulatory protein beta-2 isoform X2, which encodes MRSRKSLAHRSHFRLQHRSENGMVASLGEHGRHTLPPVMPTPTRLAHSSPRSWLLALLLVLWGASEQSKGGKWKVLQPEGPMLVAEGETLLLRCTVVGSCTDDMIQWVKVSNQDQQEIYNFKHGFFPGVMPMIQKTLEPFNCDYSIYIHNVTTKHVGTYHCVRLDGLNEPSGKKLDEGTSVFVKRAGDPEPDLWIIQPQELVLATTGDTVLLNCTVLGDGPPGPIRWFRGAGLSREAIYNFRAKHTSLQESEFTNERAAKVFPSGLLSVLTLAVLGLKAVTLAALLLALAAHRRNP
- the SIRPB2 gene encoding signal-regulatory protein beta-2 isoform X1 — translated: MRSRKSLAHRSHFRLQHRSENGMVASLGEHGRHTLPPVMPTPTRLAHSSPRSWLLALLLVLWGASEQSKGGKWKVLQPEGPMLVAEGETLLLRCTVVGSCTDDMIQWVKVSNQDQQEIYNFKHGFFPGVMPMIQKTLEPFNCDYSIYIHNVTTKHVGTYHCVRLDGLNEPSGKKLDEGTSVFVKRAGDPEPDLWIIQPQELVLATTGDTVLLNCTVLGDGPPGPIRWFRGAGLSREAIYNFRGISYPNVTAVRAYNNDFSILLRGISTEHSGTYYCVKFQRKPNRQYLSGQGTRLRVKAKHTSLQESEFTNERAAKVFPSGLLSVLTLAVLGLKAVTLAALLLALAAHRRNP